In the Leptospira sp. WS4.C2 genome, one interval contains:
- a CDS encoding 2-isopropylmalate synthase — MIWKEMEDYVRIFDTTLRDGEQCPGAAMSEDEKVEIAQHLARMKVDIIEAGFPVSSPVQFKAVERIAREIEGPIICGLARALRPDLEAARDALKPAKLKRIHTFIASSPIHMKHKLGKSPAEVLEMARTAVKMARDFVTDVEFSPEDATRSEWEFLRELVEAVIEEGATTINIPDTVGYTTPQEYMDLFRFLKKEVKGADKVIFSAHCHNDLGLAVANSLATVLAGGRQIECTINGIGERAGNTAMEEVVMALKTRKDAFGVETRIDSTLITRGSHLVKTTTGMVVQPNKAIVGANAFAHESGIHQDGVIKNRQTYEIMTPESVGLKSNRMVLGRHSGRAGFKDRIIRMGFDPKPEEIDNAYNRFLEIADKKKEVFDEDIAALFQGEISRSQVDETYRLVSFEQNTGTSKTPDSKISLLIKGETKQGEAHGDGPVDSIFKAINQVTGLSPLLSRLVISPVTEGTDAMAEASVTLEDGERRVVGKGDSTDIIEACAKAYINALNRL, encoded by the coding sequence ATGATCTGGAAGGAGATGGAAGATTACGTACGCATATTTGATACCACTTTAAGGGACGGGGAACAATGCCCCGGGGCTGCGATGAGTGAAGATGAAAAGGTGGAAATTGCCCAACACCTTGCCCGAATGAAAGTTGATATCATCGAAGCTGGATTTCCAGTTTCTTCTCCTGTACAATTCAAAGCTGTAGAAAGAATCGCTCGGGAAATCGAAGGACCAATCATCTGTGGGCTCGCTAGAGCCCTTCGTCCTGACCTGGAAGCCGCACGAGACGCCCTAAAACCTGCTAAATTAAAAAGAATTCATACCTTCATAGCTTCCTCTCCCATCCACATGAAACACAAGTTGGGTAAGTCTCCCGCGGAAGTTTTGGAGATGGCAAGAACTGCCGTCAAGATGGCTCGGGACTTTGTCACCGATGTTGAATTTTCACCAGAGGATGCCACTCGCTCGGAATGGGAATTCTTACGCGAGTTAGTCGAAGCAGTCATCGAAGAAGGCGCAACCACCATCAACATTCCAGACACTGTGGGTTATACCACCCCACAAGAATATATGGATCTATTTCGTTTCTTAAAAAAAGAAGTGAAGGGTGCAGACAAAGTAATATTTTCTGCCCATTGCCATAACGATCTCGGTCTTGCTGTTGCCAATTCCCTTGCAACGGTTCTTGCGGGAGGTCGTCAAATTGAATGTACGATCAACGGGATCGGCGAACGTGCCGGTAACACTGCCATGGAAGAAGTGGTGATGGCTTTAAAAACAAGAAAGGATGCCTTTGGCGTGGAAACAAGAATTGATTCCACTCTCATCACTCGCGGTTCTCATTTGGTCAAAACCACAACGGGTATGGTAGTTCAACCGAACAAAGCCATTGTGGGTGCGAATGCCTTTGCTCACGAGTCTGGAATCCACCAAGACGGTGTGATCAAAAATAGACAAACTTATGAAATTATGACGCCTGAATCTGTGGGACTCAAATCCAATCGTATGGTTCTTGGTCGTCACTCTGGCCGAGCGGGATTCAAAGACCGAATCATCCGTATGGGTTTTGATCCCAAACCGGAAGAAATTGATAACGCCTACAACCGTTTCCTTGAGATTGCTGATAAAAAGAAGGAAGTCTTTGATGAAGACATTGCGGCCCTTTTTCAAGGAGAAATCAGTCGTTCCCAAGTAGATGAAACCTACCGACTTGTTTCCTTTGAACAAAATACGGGAACGAGCAAAACTCCTGATTCTAAAATTTCATTACTTATCAAAGGAGAGACTAAACAAGGAGAAGCACATGGGGATGGGCCTGTGGATAGTATCTTTAAAGCCATAAACCAAGTGACTGGACTTTCACCACTCTTATCTCGGCTAGTGATTTCTCCCGTGACGGAAGGAACCGATGCCATGGCAGAAGCTTCTGTGACTTTGGAAGATGGGGAAAGACGAGTGGTTGGAAAAGGTGATTCCACAGATATCATAGAAGCCTGTGCGAAAGCCTATATCAATGCCCTGAATCGGTTATAA
- the hisC gene encoding histidinol-phosphate transaminase, giving the protein MTSPNETFSMETLVRKELLTFKPYTPGEQPGLSTSTIKLNTNENPYPPSPKTKDAVEKVMLTGVLRKYPNYHARKLQELIAHDYDLDPNQILVTNGSDEALRMLFHTLIGPGDVVVAPDPTYSYYPVLTEQMMVGATYKAVPLLPNLHFDFESLLKEKGKLLCFAHPNAPTGVEEEKSKLLNLVENFPGLVLSDEAYIDFTEPNASLISEIKNHPNLVVSRTFSKSYALAGLRVGYLVGSLDVINWIRKLKDSYNVGILEQVVAEASYADKEYFLEKRSLVIQERIKLKKELESLGFSIPNSSTNFLFCKPKVGISPESLYLQLKEKNILIRYFSTGISKDFIRITIGTPEENKQLLETLRTLL; this is encoded by the coding sequence ATGACAAGTCCAAACGAAACATTTTCTATGGAAACATTGGTGCGTAAAGAGTTACTAACTTTCAAACCATACACTCCTGGCGAACAACCAGGTCTTAGCACATCTACCATCAAACTCAATACCAACGAGAACCCCTACCCACCTTCTCCCAAAACCAAAGATGCGGTAGAGAAAGTCATGCTAACGGGTGTTTTACGAAAGTATCCCAACTACCACGCAAGGAAACTTCAAGAGCTCATCGCCCATGATTATGATTTGGATCCCAACCAAATTTTAGTCACCAATGGTTCGGATGAAGCCTTACGGATGTTATTCCATACATTGATTGGACCTGGGGATGTGGTTGTGGCGCCAGACCCTACTTATTCTTACTATCCAGTCCTGACAGAACAAATGATGGTAGGAGCTACTTACAAAGCGGTTCCCCTCCTACCTAATTTACATTTTGATTTTGAATCTTTATTAAAAGAAAAAGGTAAGTTACTCTGTTTTGCCCACCCAAATGCACCAACCGGTGTGGAAGAAGAAAAATCAAAACTTTTAAACTTAGTCGAAAATTTTCCAGGACTTGTACTTTCTGACGAAGCCTATATTGATTTTACTGAGCCTAACGCTAGTTTAATTTCTGAGATTAAAAACCATCCAAATCTAGTGGTTTCCCGCACCTTTTCCAAATCCTATGCGCTTGCAGGACTTCGGGTGGGTTATCTAGTCGGATCCCTCGATGTCATCAATTGGATTCGCAAACTGAAAGATTCTTACAATGTGGGAATTTTAGAACAAGTAGTTGCCGAAGCTTCGTATGCAGACAAAGAATACTTTTTAGAAAAACGTTCCCTTGTGATCCAGGAAAGAATAAAGTTAAAAAAAGAATTGGAGTCCCTAGGATTTTCCATTCCAAACTCTTCTACCAATTTTCTATTTTGTAAACCAAAAGTGGGAATCTCTCCGGAAAGTCTTTATTTACAATTAAAAGAAAAGAACATTCTCATTCGCTATTTCTCTACGGGAATATCCAAAGATTTCATTCGGATCACCATTGGAACTCCAGAAGAAAACAAACAATTGCTAGAAACACTTCGTACCCTTTTATAA
- a CDS encoding Hsp20/alpha crystallin family protein: MNTLTKENKEEVTQKAEEKDVKASAKVYSPNVDVFETEAELLFRVEMPGVDQSSVEISIEKDQLMIEGKFVPQAESRGQVRLAEYREGNYFRKFTIGKAIHSDKATAKMKNGILELTIPKMEPKKTKIEIQK; encoded by the coding sequence ATGAATACACTCACAAAGGAAAACAAAGAAGAAGTTACACAAAAAGCAGAAGAAAAAGACGTAAAGGCATCTGCAAAAGTTTACTCACCAAATGTGGATGTCTTCGAAACCGAAGCGGAACTTCTATTTCGTGTGGAAATGCCTGGGGTTGACCAATCTTCTGTGGAGATATCGATTGAAAAAGACCAACTCATGATAGAAGGAAAGTTTGTTCCACAAGCGGAATCTCGAGGCCAAGTGCGACTTGCAGAATACAGAGAAGGAAACTATTTCCGTAAATTTACCATTGGGAAGGCGATTCATTCTGACAAAGCAACGGCAAAAATGAAGAATGGGATTTTGGAACTAACCATTCCCAAAATGGAGCCGAAAAAAACAAAAATCGAAATCCAAAAATAA
- a CDS encoding Hsp20/alpha crystallin family protein: MLFRILDPQTKANQFWRDFDRLNDELTRSILDSQFGSASNFPPVNVYTKEDEALVTCLLPGIEADQIDINVKDNLLSIHGKKKPEELAEGTEVHRREIFNGEFHRTLELPFRVDQDHVLAKFTNGVLNIHLPRREEDKPKKVSIIAG; this comes from the coding sequence ATGTTGTTCCGAATTCTAGACCCACAAACGAAAGCAAATCAGTTCTGGAGAGACTTTGACCGGTTGAATGATGAGTTGACCCGATCCATTTTGGACAGCCAATTCGGTTCTGCCTCGAATTTCCCTCCTGTGAATGTTTATACAAAGGAAGATGAAGCCCTGGTCACTTGTCTGCTCCCTGGAATCGAAGCTGACCAAATCGATATCAATGTAAAAGATAATCTTCTTTCCATTCATGGAAAGAAAAAACCGGAAGAACTGGCGGAAGGTACAGAAGTGCATCGTCGTGAAATCTTTAATGGAGAGTTTCATCGAACTTTGGAACTACCATTTCGCGTCGATCAGGATCATGTCCTTGCAAAATTCACAAACGGCGTTTTAAACATCCACCTTCCTCGCAGAGAAGAAGACAAACCTAAAAAAGTATCCATCATTGCTGGTTAA
- a CDS encoding RidA family protein: MPIQDNLKQLGLEIPPVPAALAAYIPSKRVGNLIFTSGQLPLVAGKLRKTGKVGKDVTLAEAQEEAKQCLLNALAAILLHIESLDQITSIVKLGVFVSSSPEFTEHHLVANGASELVAAIFGEKGKHARFAIGVSSLPLDACVELEVVTEVE, translated from the coding sequence ATGCCTATCCAAGACAATTTAAAACAATTGGGTTTAGAAATCCCCCCTGTTCCGGCAGCTCTTGCTGCTTATATCCCTTCCAAACGAGTTGGAAACCTAATTTTTACCTCCGGACAATTACCTCTCGTTGCTGGAAAATTGCGGAAAACAGGAAAGGTAGGAAAGGATGTCACCCTCGCCGAAGCACAAGAAGAGGCCAAACAGTGCCTATTGAATGCCCTTGCCGCTATCTTACTTCATATTGAATCTTTAGACCAAATCACATCCATTGTGAAGTTAGGTGTCTTTGTTTCCTCTAGTCCTGAATTTACCGAACACCATTTGGTGGCCAATGGTGCCTCTGAACTTGTAGCCGCAATCTTTGGAGAGAAAGGAAAACATGCAAGGTTTGCGATTGGAGTGAGCTCCCTCCCACTGGATGCCTGTGTGGAATTGGAAGTGGTGACCGAGGTCGAATGA